GCCATGCTCCCAGGGAGGAGGATGTCATGTTGGCCACCATGGggcgggcagggaggaggaggaggaggaggatgcccCCCAGGTGCCGCCACTCGCTGCCTGGATGTGACCTCTGCCTGCTGGGGGCCGCAGCGGGGAGCGGTTCAAGGCTCCTGACCCGAACTTTCCCGAGGAGAGAGATAAGTGGTGCGTTTTCACTGGCTGCTAATCATTAACGCCCCGTTGTCTGCTCCTGCCCCCCATGGGCACCCGCACCACACCACCGGgctgtgtttttctgtggcAGCGGCCGGGCAGCCAGCGCTGGGACACGGGGTTTGTCCCACAGGGACGTGGGGTTTGTCCCCCTGGGATGCAGGGTTTGTCCTGCTGGGACATGGAGTTTCTCCTGCCAGGCTGACCCCAGTGTCCTGggcccctgcagccagctccgTGTTACTCATTCGCTGCTAACTCCCAGGGGGGACGAGGGAGATAAAACTGCCAGCACCGTGAGCCTGGGGTGGAGAGGCCCCGGGCAGGGACCCGGCAGGACAAGTGATGTCCTCGCCTCCATGACCGTGGATGGGgtctggcagggcaggaggggttAACCCAGGGGTGTGCTGGGCAGGATTGCTCCCCGTAGCTCATTTACACAGGTCCTGAAACCCCGCAGGGCTCAGGACAGCATCGCCAGCAGCCAGGACCTCTCCAAGCTTTGCTCTCAGCCTCCAAGGAGCTCCCAAAACAGCTCGGAAAGGTTCCCAACGAGCAGAGACCTGGTTAAGTCGGCCTGGCAGATGCCGTGGCAGCAGGGTGCTTGTGCACCAGGCAGAGGTTTTTGGCTCCGGGGATGGGAGCAGCATTTTTCCATCCCTCTGCGGGTGCTTGAGCCTCTGCCCTGCTAAAAGAGTAAATGCTGGGGTGCACTAGGAGCAGATCAAGTGATTTATTGGgagccaggaggagcagggggctgcagaaTCCCACCCCGAGCAGCAGAGGCACCTGGCAGTGCAGAAGGAAGGGGTGGTGAAGGGTTAAGGCACCCGCCGGGCacgctccccgccgccccgctgccTGTTTTTACGTAAGTCCTTCCAAACATGTTTGTAACAACCCCCCGGTGATGCACCTTTGGCAAAAGTGGTTTTGGGTCCAAAGATCGGCGCTGGGACAAGCGACCTGCCGGCAGCAAACACGAGCCCGCAGGATATAAAACcacggcgcggcgcggggcagCCCGGACCCGCCGGGAggcagctgaggaggaggaggagaaggatggAGGCCGGCATGAACGTCCTGCACGACGCGGGCATCCAGGCCACGcgctggctgcaggagcacttCCAGGGCTCCCAGGACTGGTTCCTCTTCATCTCTTTCGCCGCCGACCTCAGGAACACTTTTTTcgtcctttttcctctctggttCCATTTCTGCGAGCCGGTGGGCATCCGGCTCATCTGGGTGGCCGTGATCGGGGACTGGCTCAACCTCGTCTTCAAGTGGTGAGTAGCCCTGTGCCGTGGCTCCCCCGGGGCgtgccagcacagctgggtTCACGTTAACGCAGGGCAGATGCACGCCCAGCCCTGATGTGAGGTCCTGCAGCTCGGCTGCAAGCCTGGCAGTGATGGTTGGCGTTCTTCATCCCCGAGCTTTGCAGCAAAggctcttcccccttccccaaagGCAGGCAGGAATCAGCTGGCTGCAGACAGACACAGAGACCCCCCCTGCCATCAGCTAgagcccggcacggctcggtgTCAGCCACGGGACGTGGTGCCGGTGGCACAAGGGAACCAGCGCGGTGCCACCCCTGCTGTGCCATCCGGTGCCTGGAGTTGTGCTGGGGCTTGGGGGCTGCTGTGTCCCACGGCTGGACCCTGCAGGGTGCTcgggagctgtgctgggtgctCTGGCTGGGGCTTGGATGCCCCGGGATGCCCACGCTGGCTGCGTGTGACGGGGACGGGTGGCTTCCCCTTCTGCTGGCACCATGGGGTGGCTGCTCTCAGCCTGGAAAAGGCACGGGGGGAGCAGATGTCCTCTTCTCAGCACGTTTGCCTGCTCCTGGGAAGTTCTTGCTCCAGGAATAAAGGGGACAAGGCTGGGCAGTGCCTGCTGTGAACAcccagctgggtgctgtgcccGATGGATGCCCTGGACCCCCTACAGATCCTTTGCCCCTTTCAGCTCCCGGCCAGAGCGGGGACCAGAGCCGTGCTGCCTGTTCCAGCACCCGGGCCCACCCCAAACccctttctactttcttttcaGGATCCTGTTTGGGGAGAGACCCTACTGGTGGGTGCATGAGACGGATTACTACAGCAACGCCTCCACCCCAGCCATCCAGCAGTTCCCACTCACCTGCGAGACCGGCCCCGGTAGGGTCCCGCACCCTAGGGGGGGAGCACGGGGACACTCTGTCCATGGGACCCAGGGGTCCTGATCACACAGAGGGGGTGCTGGCACGGCTGGGACCGTTATCTCAGCCGTTATCACCGAGCTGCGGGGCCACCGCCGTGCCCTGGTGGGGCGGAGGCAGGGCAGCCCCGGAGCGGAGCGGACCTTTACCCTCGGTGTGCGGAGACGTGGCGGCTCGGCACAAATCCTGCTGGGGCCGTGCTCGGCCGCGTGCCGGCAGCAGCTCCACGGGGAAGGGGCTCACTCGGCCCCACTGCAACCCTGTCGGTATTTTTTGTCTGTGGTTGCAGCCGGCCTGGGGCTGTGAGTGGCCTTGGCACGAGCCATCGAGGGTGGTCGCTGCCCTCTGCCCTGTCCTGATTGCCGGACAGGCCATGGAGCCTGAGCTGTGCTCCTCGTGCTGCTCTGGCACCCGCCTGGGGATGGGTGCTCGGTGCCACAACCCCGCTGCGTGGGAGCCCCAGGGGACAGCCTGTTCCCAAGGGGGTCTGACCGGGGGCTTCCTTCTCACCCAGGGAGCCCCTCCGGCCACGCCATGGGCGCAGCAGGTGTGTACTACGTGATGGTGACCGCCCTGCTCTCCATCGTGTCAGGCAAGAGGCAGTCAAAGACGCTGAAGTACTGGTAAGCTGTGCGCCCAAACtgggggccgggctggggctgccccaaaGATGAAAGGGAGGCAGCAAATCCCATATTGGCACGTCTCGGGGTCCCTGATGGCAGCAGGAGCCAACCCCCCGGTGCTGATGCGGCCCCTTTGCCCCTTGCAGGGTTTTGTGGATGGCGCTTTGGACGGGCTTCTGGGCGGTCCAGGTCTGCGTCTGTCTGTCCCGAGTCTTCATCGCCGCCCACTTCCCCCATCAGGTCATCGCGGGGGTCTTCTCCGGTGAGTGCGCCCGCTGGGTCCCCttcgccccacagcagccccctcccggccccccgccGCGTGCAGCAGAAGAGCTGAGGCTCCGTGCTCACTGCCCTCCAGAACGAGCCTTTGCCCGTGTctgggggggggcgtggggagaGGCGGCCAACAGGCGAGGGCCTGGCGACTCTCAGGGTGTGGCGGTGGCCGTCGGGGTGCTCTGACCATGCAGGAGCCCCCCCGGAGGCcccccagctctgagcagcGGTGTCTCCTCTCCCCGCAGGCATGGCGGTGGCCGAGACCTTCCAGCACGTCCGCTCCATCTACCACGCCAGCCTCCGCAGGTACCTGGGCGTCACCACCTTCCTCTTCAGCTTCGCCCTGGGCTTCTACCTGCTGCTGCGGGCGCTCGGCGTGGACTTGCTCTGGACCCTGGAGAAGGCGCAGAGGTGGTGCGCCCACCCCGAGTGGGTCCACATCGACACCACCCCCTTCGCCAGCCTCCTCCGCAACCTCGGCATCCTCttcgggctggggctggccctcAACTCCCACATGTATCTGGAGAGCTGCCGGGGGAAGCAGGGCCGGCAGCTGCCCTTCCGCCTGGGCTGCGCCGCCGCCTCGCTGCTCGTCCTGCACCTCTTCGACGCCTTCAGGCCGCCCTCgcacctgcagctgctcttcTACGTCCTCTCCTTCTGCAAGAGCGCCGCCGTGCCCCTGGCCACCGTCGGCCTCATCCCCTACTGCgtctcccagctcctggccacGCAGGACAAGAAGGGCGTCTAGCGGGGGGGCTGTGGCACGGGTGTCCCCCCCAGGTAACGGCGCGGCCGCCCCGGCTCCGCAGTGGGGGCAAGGAGCGGACCGTGGGACCGTGGGGTTTGTGCTGGTTTCTCTCCCCATTACGGCTGCGACCCCGTTATGACTCCACCGCTGGTGCCGGCCGTGCCACAGGTGCTGGTGGCACGAGGGACAGGGGTGGCACCACCGGGAGCAGGGTGCTGCGCGCCCATGGGTGCTCAGGGTCTGCTGGCGAGGCGGCTCTGTCACGGGAACGGGCGGGctgtgggggggtggggagcaggATTTGGAGACAAACACAGGCTTGTGGGAGCCTGTAGGCCCGTAGCCCATCAGCCCGTGGGCCCCGGTGTTCGGTATTCGCTGCTGCGTGAAGCAGCGTGGGGTTTAggggtgtgtgtgggtgtgtgtgtgtgtgtgcacgtatACAGAGGGGAAACAAGGGTATTTTATTAAAGCTGGAGGTGTATTTAGCTGGTGAGTTCAGCTGTCTTGTGGGCATGGGGACGGTGACCGAGTGCCACCTGCAGGGACCAggagggggctggagggaggacGTCCCTCCTGGGGTGCTGCTCCTGTCCTTGTGAGGCGCGGGTGGAAGCACCAGGAACGGCAGCGCCGGGCTCCCCacgtcctcctgcagcccaaaATACACCGGGTGAGGAAAGGACGGCCCGGGAGCCCCTCGGAAGAGCGCGGAGATGTCCTGGCCCTCATCCAGCGGTGACGGGGCTCTGGGCAGGGAGGCAAAGCCGCTTTCGAGCTGTTTGCTCGGGGCTCCTGGGTGCGCCACGCGCGTGGCACCTCGCTGCTGCCggcagccagcacagcctcagGACCGGCCGGGCTGTTTGGGGTCTGGGCTGTTTGGGGTCTGGGCTGTTTGGGGTCTGGGCTGTTTGGGGTCTGGGCTGTTTGGGGTCGAGCTGCCCCGGTGCAGCCCCGCTCGGCTCTCCTGCATCCCCGACCCCCTACCCCATTGGTATAGCTCCAGCACGCGTACCCGCAGGGCTCGTGCACATGATGGTGCAGGCTGGTGGCTCTCGGGGACACCACGGTGCACAcacaggctgcctgcagcccccgtgtccccctgcGGCTCAGCCGGTGTCCGGTGCCGCGTGGTGATGAAGCCCAAACCACAAATCATCCGAACCCCGCAATAAAACTCAGGGAatgagggctgctgctgctgcttcccctcctcctgcagcaaagcgtcccagcaggagctggtggcctGCACAGCCCTGACCCTTGGCCTGATCCTGCCGTGCACAAACAGCTCGGGAGCTGGCAGGGGGCTCTGCTCCGTGCGGCCAGGGGAGGAGACCGCaggtgctgaggctgctgccatCCCCTGCGCTCGTGGCAGATAAACGGTTTTAGGACGGAGGTTTCTcgtgttttatttctctggttATTATCAATGTCTGGACTAAAGCTGTAGTGCTAGATCTAGGAAggaattggggaaaaaaaaaaacatttttcctaaaaacGTATTCCCAACTCAGGCTTTTTCAGCGTGGCTCCGCAGCGCcccttttgtttctgcagctgagaTTGCGGCAGCCTCAGGAACCTCCCTGGCAGAAAAGGCAAACCGGAGAGGCAGTGGGGAGGAGTTATTAATCCAGGAGGTTTTGCATCGGTATAGCCTAGGAAACACCCGGTGTGATGGGGTTGGATGTGGTTTTCTGTCTGCCTGCAGAACAAAGCGCGAGGTGGCGGTTCCATCTGCATTTAATTCTCGTGTAGAGCCAGCACGTATGTGTTACCATGGCTCTGCCAGGCCTCCCACAAGCAGATGAACTTCCCTTTTTTAATAACGTGCTTGGTGCTAGTGCAGAAGAGCTTCAGGACTGCAGCGACGAAGCTGGTGCTACCTGAAGGCTGCTCCCAGCATGTCACAGCTGGGTCAGCAGCCGGCTGCTGTTTGGGGAAACACCGAGTCCGGAGGTCAGCAGCAGCCCGGGGCCCCAGCAGGGGCTTTGGCACGACCACCTTCAGCCCTCCAGCGTCTGCAGAGACTTCTGAGtagccaggaaaaaaagccagtttcttgtttttaaagaaagggcTCATGGAGACTTGCTCACAGGTTCAGCACTGCATCGTGTCttctctgccagttctctctGAGCAGTACTCAGCCACAACTGGTGACCAGCTTAGTTTGGTCTTCTGGAAGGGATTCACTGATCTGAGCATCCCTCCAACTCCCGCcacatttctctccttctccctaCAAAGGCTCGGCATAAAAACTtgaatcatttttctctgtagttgCTTGAAAATACCATATTCAAACCCTCTGCTTCTTACCCgtattctgattttttaaaaaatgcatccaGTTTATTGTGAATAAATAGGTTCACAAAGCAACTTGTACAAACTAAAAGCCATGATACACTGCAAGGCAGAGGGCCCTTCTCTTGGTTTGTAGGAAGCTCATAAAAGTAGTCATTATTAAACTCTTTAATTGCTTAAGAAGTGTACCACTTGTCTGGGGAAATTAAAGAAACCTCGCAGCATCTAGGGTCAGAGAAAAACGGTGATGGCAGTTTCCCTCCCCCATCTTCCATGAGCATCAAATCAGTTCACAagagacacattttttttaaaatgtctttattctcTGAGACAGAACTTGGTGGAGATTATGCAAAACATAGAAGACAGCCGTACTTTGAGAATTCTTTATGTTTCAGCTCTTTGGTGGCTGACGAATTCCTGGAGCAGAGCTTCCACTTCTCCTCGCCGACTCATTTTGGTCGCCTTGCCCTGAAAGCGGCCTCGCTTCCCAGCTCCTTtgcctcccagcagctctgccaccctGCAGTAACGATAGCACATGCTGAAGGCCACTCATAGAGAGGAGGGTAGCCTGCCCTAACCTGCTCCAGGCAGCAAAGAAGGGTCCATAGTCTAATTATATTGCTCAGCTGCTTAGTCAGAATTCttactgattttaaagaaaCCATAGAATATGGTACCTGGGACCTAAATTCTCAACTGCTTCAACAGGTCCAGCTAGAAGGAAGAGTCctgcttctttttcatctcCCACGGTCAGGAACAGCAGGGTTTCCTGTGGACAGAGAGACAGACCTTGCTCCAGAACAGCCACTGCTCTCCTTTTCCGGGAAGGGTACAGAGACACCAGCTACAGGTCCCCTTAAAGCATGTAAACAAGTCATGAGTTCATTACTGAGACCAAAACTCAATTTGAAATAAGAGGGAGAGAAGCTTTTGAATCTCTTGTACTGAATCCTATGTTGTGGGGGACAGAACAGGTACTGGGGTATCCTTAACACAGCCAAGGAAGACCTGTATGGCTTTTCAGGGACAGGCTCTTCTACAGTGCTCGGAatttttgctgctgtatttcttgACCGTTGGGGATCCCCCTGTGCActgaggctgctggggacaATAACCTCGTGCAACTTTTGGACGGAAAGAGATCTGTAGCTTGTGACTGTGGCACAAACAGAAGCCCAGTCAGCCCCTGTCTGTGCTACAGACTTGAAGGAAAACGCCACTGGTGTCAGGTTAGGCTGCACTGATGACTCACCTCTGTCCCTATCTCATTAGCGATGATGTTCATGAACTCAGAGTCACCCTCTTTCCTGCATGGATGGGTAAAAAGCCACttcagagagaagaagaaaatccacACCAGAGTCCAAAACATCAATCACAAACCAAAGGCAATGACAGTACCTAAGTTTAGCTTTTGttagttttccattttgtttaagACTAAAATTTCCCACTGCCCTCAGAGAAGTTGAAAGAGCAGCCTACGATCGTGCCTGGGGTTTTGGTCTCTTGCTGTTAGGATGgagactatttttttcctatatatcTAAATCctttttgtgcatttctgtggATATATTAAGAATTATTTAAGTGTTTAAGAAATTGAGCTCCTcggttttatttgaaaatactgagGGCAGAAAGAAATCAGACACAGTTATTTCTTAGCTATAAAATCAGAGGAGTTCAGTGACTGAATAACttacacatttctttcattacacAACCTTCCAGTAGGCCCAGacagtttaatattttgttcaCCTTGTTTATATTCGTCCATGAGCAATGTTTGACTTTTAAACAATAGTCATAAGCTTGAGTAGGTGTCAGAGAGATGCAGCTATCATAAATCATATAATATCGTGGCTTCCTACCCCTTTCCCTGAACTCCCCATACCTGTGTAACACAAACAGCTGACTCTGAACAGGTTTGCTCTTGAAGTCCCGCGCTATCAAAACAGCAATGTCTCTAAGCAGGTTCAagttattctgaaagaaaagtgaatgGATAAGATGGATAAGCCAGAGTGAACACCAAGCCTTGTTCCCAGAGATGGAGCAGTTTTGATAAAAACGGATGCCTAAAATTCAGTAGCTTGGGCCTGCGGGGAGCAGACACAGTGTGCTTTTCTCAGCCATCCTCATACCTTCTGAAGCAGTTTCACTGAACTCTGCAACCTCTTCACGGCCTCAACGTGCTCACCGGgtccatttctgaaataaaaaggagaacCTTAATTGATACTTagaaggatgaagaaaagatttattaagGGAGCAAAAGCAGATAGCATATCACAAAAAACACCATGCAGATGCACCCTAAGGCTTATGTTATATTTGTCAGAAGGAACAATAAAGATGAAAGAACCGAAGTGCAAAGGGTATTACTTGAGCAGTGAGGTTAGAGCCTTCTCAGTGTTGTGACTTTGTTCAATTGACTTCAGAACTCTGTTCCCTGCCAGGAAAACCaagttggttttgttctttttccctttttctgtgcCAAGGAGTTTAATaaccttgaaaagaaaaacactctgGTCAGAAAAGGAGAACAGTATTTTGCTCTTACCCTTACAGGTGGTCAGCCCCACCCCTTTACCACTAGGACAATTTCCAGTACACCCTGGGTCTCCCGGACTTTTGTTACGCTCAGTCTGAACGTGTGGAGCAAGGCTCCTGAAGGTAactgggctgcagcccccccacctGCAAGTCGCTCAGGTTGGAGACGTGAGTCCCGCAGCACATGTTGGAGTCTACGCCTTCGATGTTTATAACTCGCACTGGCCCTGTGTGGTCATCCGGTAAGCCACGGCTTCTCACCTAGCCAAGGGGGAGAACAGCCAAGGAGGCTACACGCGTGCCACAACCGCTTTGGTCCCACGGATAGCGTCAGCTCTCTACCCCATCGCTCACTGTTTCAACTTCGGGGTCATCCGCAGCCAGCTCCCGCACTGTCACGGGCACCCTCTCCCGGATCTTCTCGTTCACGCTCCTCTCCAGGGCTTCTATTTGCTCCGCCGTCACGCAGGGGGTGTCCAGCTCGATGACACTTCGCTGACGGCCCAGCTCCCTGCACGGATGAGGAATATCAGCTGCTGTGGAGAAGAGCAGCTGGAAGATCTCCCCGCGCAGCACCAAATGCCATCCAAGACTAGGTGCTGGGAACGTGGTGACTGAAACAAACCacacctccctcctctcctgctaGTTACAGAGCATCAGAAGCATACCATGCATTTGGAACACGACAAGACAAAGCAAATACTTTGTACAGCTCGTCTCCAGCCCAGTCAATTCTCCCAGGCCCTCTGTGGTCAAATGAAATAACCAAGAGCAAAACTGCTTTCGAATTATCAGCGTTCACCTCCTCACGGCCCAGCACAGTGGCATACGCCAAACCAGATAAGACTGAGGTTAAAAGGAGCCTTTTTCCTGCTCACCATGAAGTCGTTTTGAATCCAAACATCAGGTCTGCAATGGCAGTGATGAGGTGCTGTCCTGGAAGAGATGTGCAAGGAACGGCTTTGAATTTTGGACACGGGAAAGAAAATTCTCTGCCAAAGTGTACTTTTTCTGCTGACGTTTCCATGACATTTGGGAACCATCCCAGGCACACGCCTGGAGGTGCGGGGCTGGTGCTCGTGGTTGGAAACAGACggaggaggcagctgctgcctcgcAGACCGGGCGAACCCAAGGGCAATACGGCGTGCTCGGAGCACTCCCCAGCGGGTTGATAGTTTGCTTCCAGCCCCGCTCGCAGCCGGTTTACAAACCACAGAGGGCTTCCCCTCCcaggcagccctggggacagccggTGGGCACAGCGCTGTCAGGTCAgtcttccccctccccaaatcaGGGGAGACGAACCGGGCACTGACCCCCACCTCGGCCCAGACCGTGTGGCTCTGCCCACCACCCCTGCGGCTCGGTGCTACCGGTGGTAACGGGCACGGACCTGAGTGCTGCTGCATGTGGTCGAAGCGACGCTCCCAGTCCAGCGACAGCAGCACGGCGGCGCCTGGCTCCAGTGCCGTCTGCACGAAGTGAACGGCCTCGGGGCCCCGGCGGGTGACACGCAGCACCGGCACGTCGCCGATGAGCCCGCGGTCGTCGGGCTGTGGGAGACGGGGGTCAGTGGCCAGGCCTgggtcccggtcccggtgcaGGGTCCTACTTCAGGGTCCTGGGTCCTGGTCCCGGGCCCTGGTTCAGGGTCTCGTTCCCAGGTCCTGGTCCCGGGTCCCAGTCCCAGGTCCCGGTCCCGGGTCCCTGTCCCGGTCCAGGGTCCCAGTCCAGGATCCCGGTTCAGGGTCCTGGGTCCCTGTCCTGGTTCAGCATCCCAGTCCTGGCTCCCGGTCCCGGTGCAGTGTCCCGATTCAGGGTCCCAGTTCAGAGTCCCGGCTCCCAGTCCCAGATCCCGGCTCCCGGTCCCAGAtcccgtccccagcccctccgTACCTGCCCGCCTCCCTCGGGGAAGAGGATGGTGTCCTCCAGCACCACCTGGAAGCCCCGCaccggctccccgccgccctcgGGCCGCAGCTCCGCCGCCTGGCACGACACCACCCTGGTGGTGAACTGCAACATAGAGACGGCGGGGCCGTGAGGGACCGGACCGGGCCGTACCGGGCCATAaccgccggccccgccgctaCCTGCCGGGCCCAGCTGTCCCGCTGGCACTGGAACACCATGGTGGCGGCGGCACCGAACAGGCCCGGCGGCGGGCAACGGCGAGCGGTGAGGGACACGGGGCTGCAGGGCCCGCCCCCCTCCCTGGAGGCCCCACCTCCTCCCGGTACGCCCCGCCCCCCTCTCGGTAcgccccgccccctcccggTACGCCCCGCCCCcctcctcccgctgccccccggaCCTCCCCCAGACGGCGGACACGGGCGCAGGGCGGCGGCTGCTGGCGTTTATTGCCCCCGCCGGTAACCGGCGCTGGGAGACCTAGGAAGACCTAGGAAGCGGCAGCGTTCCCGGAGGAGGCTCCGTTCTCCTTCTCGAGTCCTGCCCGCGTCCCGGTTTGGCGGTGTTTGCTGTCGGTGCACCGGGAGAGCCTCGTGGTGGCGGTGGTGGCCAACGGGAGCTGGGCTTCAGAGGTCGTCCTGCGGAGAGGGACGAGGAGCGAGGTGGGATGGGGCCGGTAGCAGCCGTCCAGCGCTGCCCGGGAGCATCCCTGCAGCGTGTTCCAGCCCCGGGGATGGCAACCGGGGCGAGTGGAGCACCAGAGGCTCCTGCAGCGCCTGGGGAAGGCAGCTCGGGGCTCTACTCACATCCAGGTCGTCCATGGTCGGGGCAGGGCCCTTGTCCGTGaccttctgcaggagctggatgGGGAACAAAGGTCCGTCGTGGGAACTCTGCGTGCCCGGCTTCACCCTGCCTCCCCGAGCACCCAGCCCGCGCTTCGCCTGGCTCACCTCAGCGTACTCCTCCACCATGGCCCTCTCCACCTCCTCGTCTCCTTCCCAGTCTCGCCAGTTATCGAAGTCGACGGAGAGCCAAGCTGGCTGTGGGCAGAGAGAGCAGACCTTGAGGAAGGGAGCAGCGCAGAGGGGACCTGGTGGCCCTGACCTCGCACGGAGTGAGTACTGGTTGCTCCCAAACAGCACGAGAGCTGGGTAGGCATGGGAGAACGTCCCTGCATCTGCAAGGACCGATCCTGACCCTGCCCACGTTGAGGGACAGGGATGCCAGAGGGCAGAGGTGGGCTGGCGGGCACCGGGAGGCATTCCTGGCTCCGGCTCTTGGGGGCTCTGTGTTGGGGTGTCCCAGGGTGTCCATCCTGGGGGCAGGTAGAACCCAGGAAGCCAGCGTACTGGAGACAGACAGCCCCCCAGGCTCTCTTTACTGCAGGATGCCATACGCACCTTGATGTTCTCCTTGGTGATACGGGGCCATGCCACTTTCTCCTTCCACTTCCTTATGAAGCACGTGATGGAGCGATCAGAGCGCTTGTCTTGTGAATCCTGCCAAGAGACGGGGATGCCTCACCTCAGTGCCTGCCAGACTCCTCTCTATTCCACTGCAGATACACGCTTAGCCACTCCCAGGCTGCGGGACACAGCACCATGGAGAAGGGCTGTTTGTGGCCCAGCACCATGCTGCTAGTGACAGACCCAAGCTCAGGGCTCCCAGACTTGTGCTTGCTCCACTCAAGCTCTCAGGAAACAGGCAGGATTCAACTCAAAGCAGTGCTGCTCGTGGCATCACGGGCTGCGTTTAATTCTAAGCCTGCCACAGGCTGTCAGGGAACAGTTTGCTGGGGAGGTCTCACCTTGGAGTTCACCCTGCCGTACAGGTTGATCTCATTGTAGAACTCCACTCCATCTGCATTTTTGCAACTgccaaaacacaaacacttgtTTTAGGATGGGGCTGAGGCCACGTACCACAAGCTCTTACAGGgtcctccctgtccccccaaACCTCCCTGATCCAGGGGCTcgtgaagcagcagcagctcacctGAACACCACCCGGTGATCCTCGATGACGACTTTAACGTCTCTGCTGTCCTCCACGCAGAACTCCAGGAAGACATACCGCGGGCGGTCGTACCACAGCGTCTTTGCGTGTTGCCTGTTAAAACACAAGCGCAGCGGGCATTTCTGCGATGCCTTTGGCCTAACAGCACCGGGCCGGGACTGTGCGTGAGGTGCGGGACAAGGATTTGGGGCTGGGCCGTGTTTGTCCCAGTGAATGCCATCAGGGTCTGCGCTGCGGGGCCGGTTatcacagattcacagaatcatccaggttggaggagacctccaagatcacccagtccaacctctgacctaacaccaCCAAGTCCTCCGCTAAACCACATCACTcagctc
The sequence above is drawn from the Cygnus olor isolate bCygOlo1 chromosome 25, bCygOlo1.pri.v2, whole genome shotgun sequence genome and encodes:
- the G6PC1 gene encoding glucose-6-phosphatase, translated to MEAGMNVLHDAGIQATRWLQEHFQGSQDWFLFISFAADLRNTFFVLFPLWFHFCEPVGIRLIWVAVIGDWLNLVFKWILFGERPYWWVHETDYYSNASTPAIQQFPLTCETGPGSPSGHAMGAAGVYYVMVTALLSIVSGKRQSKTLKYWVLWMALWTGFWAVQVCVCLSRVFIAAHFPHQVIAGVFSGMAVAETFQHVRSIYHASLRRYLGVTTFLFSFALGFYLLLRALGVDLLWTLEKAQRWCAHPEWVHIDTTPFASLLRNLGILFGLGLALNSHMYLESCRGKQGRQLPFRLGCAAASLLVLHLFDAFRPPSHLQLLFYVLSFCKSAAVPLATVGLIPYCVSQLLATQDKKGV
- the LOC121059716 gene encoding alanyl-tRNA editing protein Aarsd1-like, whose translation is MVFQCQRDSWARQFTTRVVSCQAAELRPEGGGEPVRGFQVVLEDTILFPEGGGQPDDRGLIGDVPVLRVTRRGPEAVHFVQTALEPGAAVLLSLDWERRFDHMQQHSGQHLITAIADLMFGFKTTSWELGRQRSVIELDTPCVTAEQIEALERSVNEKIRERVPVTVRELAADDPEVETVRSRGLPDDHTGPVRVINIEGVDSNMCCGTHVSNLSDLQVIKLLGTEKGKKNKTNLVFLAGNRVLKSIEQSHNTEKALTSLLKNGPGEHVEAVKRLQSSVKLLQKNNLNLLRDIAVLIARDFKSKPVQSQLFVLHRKEGDSEFMNIIANEIGTEETLLFLTVGDEKEAGLFLLAGPVEAVENLGPRVAELLGGKGAGKRGRFQGKATKMSRRGEVEALLQEFVSHQRAET
- the PTGES3L gene encoding putative protein PTGES3L: MARQHAKTLWYDRPRYVFLEFCVEDSRDVKVVIEDHRVVFSCKNADGVEFYNEINLYGRVNSKDSQDKRSDRSITCFIRKWKEKVAWPRITKENIKPAWLSVDFDNWRDWEGDEEVERAMVEEYAELLQKVTDKGPAPTMDDLDDDL